ACTCCAGTTCGTCGGAGAATTTCTCGAACGTCGTTTTTATAACGATTCCCTGGCAACAACCCCGGAATCTGCCATTTGTGCTTTGGATGCGTTTAAGGATTGTCCCATCATCCTGCTGGCAGGAGGCTCAGACAAAAAAGTAGATTTGACGGATTTTGCCACTCAGATCCTGAAGCATTCTAAAGCGACTGCATTAATGGGAGAGACGGGGCCGGTGCTTTCTGAGCTGATGTATAATTTGAAGGAGCGGTCGGACGTAAATTCTTCGACAGTGATTTCCCCTCAGCAAACTTCGTTTGAAGCCGCCTTTGACTGGGCAATTCGGCAATCTGGACCAGGGGACGTGATTTTACTATCGCCGGGATGTGCCAGTTACGGTTGGTTTTCCAGTTTCGTCGAACGAGGAGAACGTTTTGTGAAACTGTTTTTTGAGCTGAATGCCAGAATGCGAGACTCAACCGAGTAACGAAACTTTATGAGCTTCCCCAGCGATTTCTCGTACATATTGTGGTACAGCATAACCTGGCAGCCGGGTGCGTAACTCGCGGATGATCGCTCTCCCCTGCTCTTCAGGCACTTCAAAGTGCGCAGCACCGGCAACGCGGTCCAGTTGATGCAGGTAGTACGGTGTCACTCCCAGATTGATTAATCGCTCCGAGAGACTGACGAGCTCGTCAACTGAATCATTGATGCCTTTTAGTAATACGGATTGATTCAGAACCGGAATCCCTGCGGAAACAAGTTGTTTGAGTGCAGTTTCAACATCTTGTGCAATTTCATTCGGGTGGTTGGCGTGAATCACCATCCAGACGAGCGTTCCGTTTTCTGAGAGTCGTTGAAATAGTTCCAGCAAACCAGGGTGAATTCGATCAGGCAGCACCACGGGCAGGCGACTATGAATCCGCAACCGTTTCACATGCGGAATCCCCGCGATTCGGTTGCAGAGATCCTGTAGTCGAAGATCAGTCAGTAAAAGTGGGTCTCCTCCACTCAGGATTACTTCCTGGATCGATGAATCTGCGCTGAGTGCATCCCAGACTGGTTCCCACTCAGCCAGCGTGCGCGGCTCATTGCTGTAGGGATAATGCCTGCGAAAACAGTATCGGCAGTTGATGGCACAGGCCCCGCTCACCATTAACAGGGCGCGGCCCTGGTATTTATGTAAAATCCCCGGCGTGGGGCGAACTTGCAGATCACCGACCGCGTCATCAGAAAACCCCGGAACGGTCTGATTTTCACGATCAACAGGCAGAACCTGCTTGAGAAGCGGGTCTTCTGGATTGCCTGGCTCAATGCGATTCAGATAGCTCAAAGGGACCATGAGTGGAAACGACTGAACAGTATCGAGGGCCGGGAGTAACAGCGATTCGGGGAGTTTGAGCTGGGAAATCAGTTCCCGGGGGTCACGAATGGCCTGTGCGAGTGACTTTTGCCAGGTGGATTCTGAAAGCGTCGAGGTCATTTAAGGCAATTTTCCAAATAATTCAGCAGATAGAAGCCATACGTGGTTTATAAAAAGCGAGGTATCAGCGAGATCGTTCTTTTGCGAAACGGCATCAGCAGAAATGAGGAGGCGCCAGAAATTGGTCGACATTTCCCCTGCTCTCCGTTTGCAACCGGATTAAGATATGTTATTCTCTCGGGCTTGGAAACAAAACACAAATGTCTTTTTCACAACACTTTTATTGTCAGAGAAATGAAGCGATGCCACAAATCAGTACAGGCGATTTTCGTAAGGGCGTTAAGGTGATCGTCGAAGGTGATCCTTATGAAATGATCGAAGTCAATTTCGTCAAACCAGGCAAAGGCCAAGCCTTGTACAAAACGAAACTGCGAAATTTGCTCAAAGGAACCATTCTCGATCGTACTTACAAAAGTGGTGGTGAGAGCCTGGAACAAGCTGATATCCGCAAAGGCGATGGACAGTTTCTCTACAAAGATGCGAACGGGCTGCATTTCATGGACAATGAAACGTATGAACAATATACCATTGAGGAATCGGTCTGTGGAAATGCCGCAGAATATCTTCTGGATGGGGCGATCTGCAGCCTGTTATTTTGGAATGATCAGCTGATTGGAATGGACCCGCCTCAGCAGGTGATTGTGGAAGTGACTTACACGGAACCAGCCGCCAAAGGGAACACGGCAACGAACGTGACGAAGCCAGCCACGATTGAAACAGGGGCTACGGTTAATGTGCCGGCCTTTATCAATGTGGGTGAAAAAATCAAAGTTGATACCGCGACTGGTTCGTATGTAGAACGAATTCGCGATTAGTCAAATAGGAGTCTGGGAAGGTTGATTGAGCTTAAATCGCTTCTCAAACTCCCCAATCAGACTCGAAATGCCTGTTTTCTGTGATTCTTTTGTGTGGGTTTCATGAAACTGGCTTAAATGATATTGAAATATTAACAGGTGTTGCCAAAATACCTGTTCAAGCCTTGTATCAGCTTGTGAGCGACGGGTTTAAGGGAGTTGTTAACTAAAGGTCGCAACCAAAATCACTATTTAGTGCCACCATGGATCTCAAGGAGGATTGACATGGATGTCTGGAATCTGATCTTGTACGTTGTCGCGTCACTTATGGCTTTGAAGTCTCTGGCTTCGTTGATGACGCATCACAAGAAAGTTGTTGTCCAGCAACTGGCCGTTGAGTACACGCAGGAACTCTCTTCAAACGGGAAGAATGCGTCCGATAGTGAGTCGTTAAACGCGGAAGCAAACCCTGCTTCAGTAGATCAAAATGCATCAGCAGCTTAGACTCTGCTTTTACAGGCCCTTGAATATTCGCAGATCTGGTGGAAACGTTCTTCCGCTTGAGATGCGTTTTTCTTTTTTCCAGTAGTTGAATCAGTTCATGTCTCAGATCGATCAAACAAGTAACTTCGATGCAGAGCAGATTCCTGTCAATGCGACAGAAGTCGAGCCAGATGTTGTGACAGACCATAACCATAAGCTCTATATTGAAACCGTGGGCTGCCAGATGAATATGCTGGACAGCGAACTGGTGGTCGCAGACCTTCGCAAACGGGGATATGAACTCACGCAGGATGTAAAAGAAGCAGAGACGATTCTATTCAATACTTGCAGTGTTCGCGAACATGCAGAGCATAAAATCTACAGCTCTTTAGGCCGACTGCGATATGGTGCCCGAAAAAACCCGAAGAAAGTCATCGGAGTCATGGGCTGTATGGCACAGAAAGATCAAAAACTGATCTTTCAAAAAGCCCCCCAGGTCGATTTTGTCGTGGGGACAGGCCAGCTGGCGCAAGTTTCCGGACTGATCGATAAAGCACGCGTTCATCACAGTAAAAGTGAGCGCAGCCGTGAACTTGCCGTAGGCTTAGGCCGCAAAGATGGCAAGCTGGCTGAGATCACCAACAGTTTCCAAAGCTATGATCCCCTGCGTGATCCGGAAATGCGCCCCTCACCCTATCAGGCGTTTGTGCGGATTATGATTGGCTGTGATAAATTTTGCTCCTATTGTGTTGTGCCTTCAACACGAGGACCGGAACAGAGCCGTTCCCCTCGCGAAATTCTCTCGGAAGTCAAAGTCCTCGCTGATCAGGGGGTGAAAGAAGTCACGCTGCTGGGACAGACAGTTAACAGCTATAAACATACACAAGATGGCAAACTGTTTCGGCTTTCTGATCTGCTGTATCTGATTCACGATGTCGAGGGGATTTCACGCATCAAATTCGTCACCAGTTATCCCAAAGATATGACGAACGATCTTCTGGAAGCGATCCGTGATCTCCCCAAAGCGACGCGTTATCTGCATGTTCCCCTGCAGCATGGCTGCAACGATGTATTAAAAATCATGAAGCGAGGCTACACCGTTGAGGATTACCGCGACATGATGCAGCGGGTCAACGAAATTCTGCCTGGCTGTTCTGTCTCCAGCGACTTTATTGTCGGGCATCCGGGAGAAACGGAAGAATCACATCAGAAAAGCCTGGAGTCAATTCGGGAGTTTCGCTTCAAGAACAGCTTTATTTTCAAATACAGCGAGCGACCGGGGACCAAAGCAGCAGAGCGTTTACAGGATGACATTCCGGACGAAGTCAAGAAACGCCGCAACAACGAAATGTTGAAGCTGCAAAATGAAGTCAGCGAAGAAGATAACGCCGAGTTTATTGGCAAAGAAGTCGAGGTTCTTGTCGAAGGGCCCAGTAAATCAGCACTGAAAGCCAGTGAAGACGCCGGTGACACTCTGGCCGAACAGTTGATGGGACGTTCCAACTGTGATCGCATCGTTGTCTTTGACGGCAATCCGCGATTAGCGGGTACTCTGGCTCGTGTGGAAATCTTTGACGTGACGCCAACCACGTTAATTGGATCGATCGTCACGAAAGAGTTTCAACATAACCCAGGCTCCTCGCTTCCGATTCTGCAGTAATTCATAGCCGTCTCAAACTGAGTTCTGCTTAGCTTGACAATATGGCGCGCAGCGCATCTTCCAGTTTTGCATATTGGAATTCGAAACCGGCAGACTGAAGTTTCTCAGGAGTAACACGGGCACTACTGAGCATCAGTTCCCGCCCCATTTCACCGAACAGGGTTTTGATTCCAAAAGTGGGAACCGGAAAAAATGTGGGACGCGACAAAACTTTGCCTAACGTTTTTGTGAACTCCAGATTGGTTACTTCATCTGGGGCAACAAAGTTAACCGGTCCTTGCATCGTTTCATTTTGCAGGCAGAATTGAATCGCCTTGATGACATCGGGTAAGGCGATCCAGCTCCAATATTGTGAACCCGCGCCAATTTTCCCACCGACTCCCAGTTTGAACGGCGTCAGCATTTTGGAGAGGGCTCCCGCTGATTGATCCAGAATCATTCCAAACCGCATATTCACGACACGAATCCCAGCTTTTACTGCGGGTTGAGTCGCATGCTCCCAGGCTTCACACACATCCGCCAGGAACCCCTGCCCTTTGGGGCTGCTTTCATTGAGTCGGTCTGCTCCACGATCGCCGTAAAAGCCAATCGCCGAAGCGCACAAAAATGTAGATGGCGGCGTTTCCAGTGAAGCCAGCGTATTGGCCAGCAGACTGGTCGATTGCACACGACTGTTGTAAATCGATTGTTTGACTTCAGGAGACCAGCGTTGATTTGCAATATTTGCCCCTCCCAGATGAATTACGGCATCGATTCCAGAAAACAAATCCGGAGAGAGACGATCCTGGGAAGGTTTCCAGATCACGGATGTGCCAATCCCCTTCGAAGAAGGAGAACGAACCAGCCGCACGATTTCAAAAGCAGAATCGGAATCCAGGCTCTGACATAACAGTGAACCGACCAGTCCAGAGCTACCTGAGATTAATAGTTTCATACGAGAGTCTTTTCCAGTAAGAGTATTCACGCTACCATAAAAGGAGCGGCATGACATTCTAGATATCAATCGTAATCATTCCAATTAATCTCGCAGGATCAAGACTAAATTATGGATCGTTCAAAAATTCGGGATATGTTGCTGCAAACCTTTGCAGATTTTCAGATGACACGCAGTGAACGCTCCGCATTAAGCCAAATCTTTTCACATATTACCCTCACAGACCATAATCTGGCTCTGATCCGTAAAGAAGCGTTTGAGATTTTTCGGGAGCACAAGCCTGCCACGGTGCCTGATGAGAAGAGCCTGGCCTGGCTGGAAGATGTGATGAAAATTCTGGCAAAGACCAAAAGTCGGGAGCCAGATTTAAAATCAGAAGCGCTCTTCAGTCCTCGTGATGATTGTTCGCATCGTATTGGTCGAATGATTGATTCGGCAAGAAAGCAAATTGATATCTGTGTCTTCACCATCACCGACGACCGAGTCACTCGTGCAATCCAAGAAGCCCATCAGCGTAAAGTCAACATTCGCATTATCTCCGATAATGATAAATCTTATGATCTGGGGTCAGATATCGAACAGCTTTCCCGGGCCGGAATTCCCGTTCGGATTGATAAAACGGAATTTCACATGCACCATAAATTTGCCTTGTTTGACTCTGAATTCGTGTTAACAGGCAGCTATAACTGGACCCGCAGTGCATCAAAAAATAATTCCGAAAACCTGGTTATCACAAATGACCCTGCCCTGTTGTTACGTTTTGAATCTGAGTTTGAAAAACTCTGGGACGAATTTGAACTTTAATCCTGGATTGAACTCGAAGAGACTAAACTTCAACGAATCATCTAAATGAAAGAGATTGAATCAATGCGTCTAACAAATATGCTCAAAGGGATATTTTTCCTGTTTTCAGTTTTTCTCTGGACGGGGTCTGTGATTCAAGCAGCAGAAAAGTCAGCCAGACCGAATGTGCTGGTGATTTTGGTGGATGATTTAGGCTATGGTGATTTGAGTAGCTATGGTGCCTCAGATCTGAAATCGCCGCAGATCGATCAGCTGATTAGCCGCGGGATGAAATTCACCAATTTTTATGCAAACTGTCCTGTATGCTCTCCGACGCGAGCAGCTTTATTGACCGGGCGCTATCAAGACCTGGTCGGCGTTCCGGGAGTCATCAGAACACATCCCGAGAACAGTTGGGGATACTTATTGCCAACGGCAATCACATTAGCAGATGTGTTTCATCAGGCAGGCTATTATACAGGCATCATCGGGAAGTGGCATCTGGGGCTGGAATCTCCCAACACACCGAATGAACGTGGTTTTGATCACTTCCATGGATTTCTCGGTGACATGATGGATGATTATTACCAGCACCGCAGACATAATGTGAATTACATGCGACTCAATCAGAAGACGATTGATCCAAAGGGACATGCCACTGACCTGTTTACAGACTGGGCCTGTGAATTTCTACAGCAACAGGCATCAAGCCAAAAGCCGTTTTTTTTGTATCTGGCTTACAATGCACCCCATACTCCTATTCAGCCTCCGGAAGAGTGGGTTGAAAAAGTTGTTCGACGTGAACCCGGTATTGATCCTAAACGCGCGAAGCTGGTTGCACTAATTGAACACCTGGATGCTGGAATCGGAAAAGTCATTCAGACACTGGATCAAGCGGGTTTAAGCGAAAGTACGATCATCGTATTCAGCTCTGATAACGGCGGACAATTAAGCGTGGGCGCGAATAATGGAAATCTTCGTGATGGTAAACAGAGCGTTTACGAAGGGGGACTGAAAGTTCCTACTGGTGTTGTCTGGAAAAATCGAATCGCCCCCCAGTCTCAAAGCGACTTCATGGCAATGAGCATGGACTTGTTTCCGACGGTGTGTGAAGCAGCTGGAATTACGGTTCCTGCCGGATTGGATGCGGTCAGTTTTTTGCCAATCCTTGAAGGCAAGAGCCAAACCCCGTTACGCCGGGACTGGTTCTTTCGCCGACGAGAAGGAGGAACGCGGTACGGAGGAAAGACGATTGAGGCAGTGAGAAGCGGTGATTGGAAGCTGCTGCAGAACAGTCCCTTCGCACCGCTGGAGCTTTACAACTTAAAATTAGATCCGCTGGAGCAAAATAATCTAGCCGGGAAAAACCGAAATAAGTTCAACCAGATGTCGGCACTTTTGCGGGCTGAGATCCAGCGTTATGGCAGCGTGCCCTGGCAGAAACCAATCTCGAAGACATCGCCATCTGAATGAGATTGAGAATGTCTATTTGTAAATCACACAGCCGCGTAAATTCGATTTGAGGTCTTCGATCGTCTGAGGTTTTAAGGCGGTTCCGTAGAGAAAGATCTTTCTTAATTTGGGAAACCGAGTGAGCTTGCTGACTTCTTCATCACCGACGCGAGTGTAGGCTATTTCTAATGATTTTAGTTCTGGTAATCCCGAGAGCTCTGCCAGACCTTTATCAGTCAGATTGGTCCCATGAAGATTAAGCGACTCTAGATATGGTAAATCGACAATCTTTTTCATGTCTAGATCTTTGATTTTGGTATCTGTTAAATCGATCTCGCGAACAGCAAAATCTCCTTCCGGTATTTTTCCCGGAGTGTCGATGGGAAGATCACTATTGACTGGAATGACTTTTCCTCCGGCCTTTAGAACAAATTCTGTCACTGCCTTGCTGTTTGGGTCATGAGTCTTTCCACAACCACCGGCCAGAAGGCAGATCATGATTAAACAGACTTCAGAAGAGAGTCTGATAGCTAACGGCTTGGTGATCAGGTTCAGCATGTCACTCCCAGGTTCTGATAGAGCCAGTTATTCTGGCCGGATACTTCTAGCGAAAGACAATCCAGATGATTTATAATAGCAAATCGTCCTTGTATCATAATCGGAAAATTCAGCTCTGTGAAGCACGCTGAAAATAGATCCAGATTTCTTTTGCAAAGTAGATCAATTTGAGATGACCTCTGCTGATAACATCAACCTGCTTTCAGGAAAGATCCATCCTGCATGCCTGGACGAAGATGCGTTGCTTAAAGACTGTAAGATCCAGCATGTCAAAAGATCCGGCCCAGGAGGACAGCATCGCAATAAAGTCGAAACCGGCGTTGTGATTAAGCATCTTCCGACAAATGTGATGGGGGAAGCGTCTGAAACACGACAGCAGGCTCGGAATCGTCAGGCGGCATTATTCCGATTGCGGGTCAATCTGGCCGTGGAATGCCGTTTGGAGAACATTCCCGAACACCCTTCGACGCTCTGGAAACGACGCCTCAGTAGTGGAACAGTCAAAGTCAATCTGGAGCATCATGATTTTCCGGCGTTATTAGCGGAAGCGCTCGACACGATTACCCATTTTCAGTTTGATGTGAAATCCGCCAGTCAGTTTCTGGGATGTTCTTCATCCCAATTGATCAAGTTCTGCAAGAAAGAGCCACGCGCGTTGAGCTGGGTGAATCAAATGCGACAGCAGGCGGGACTTCACTCGTTAAAGTAAATTCTGAAACTGAGATTTCATTCAGTTGAGGATACGCATTAATCCCTGTTTTTCGGCCTGATTCGCCGTAGATCTTTCTTTACTTGCTGATAAAATGAATGTAACACAATGAGATCGTTTCATGTCTTTCTGGTATTAGTGACGCTGTATTTAGATCATACTATATGAATCATCGATTACTCGAATTCTGGCAAAAACGTGCGGAATGGCGTCCGGGGCTGGTTGTCATGCTCGTTACTGCGTTTGTTTTCACCTACACATTCCAGGCTCCAGTCACTTTGGGGCGATTTCATCACAATTTGCCTTTGATCCTGAGGATCCTGTCGGGCAGCATCTTTCTCTGGGGGTTTCAGCAGGTTCTGATTTCTTTCTTTCCGAAATTAAAACGCTATCAGTTAAAACGGATCGGTCGAAATCGTGTTTCTCTCCCGCGAGATGGTGTCGTCTATTTATTGATCATGATGGTACTTTTCGTGGGGTCTGTGCTTTCGCGCGAAAATATGTTAATGCTGGTGTTTGCGATGATGACGGGGCCTTTTGTTTTAAATGGCTGGATCACCTACAGCATGCTGAAGAAGATTAAATTAAAGCGAATCATTCCTCAGAGAGTGATGGTTGGCGAGACCTTTACCGCTGAGATCATTTTAGAGAATAATAAACGACTCATCGCAGCTTATTTAATGGAAGTAAATGATTCGTTCACAAATCGCAATGACAAACTGGAAGCCTCGGTTGTTTTCAGACGCGTTGGTCCCCGCCAGAAATTATCTGCGCACTACTATGCGAAATTGAGCCAAAGAGGGATTTATCAGTTTGGCCCGTTACAGGTCTCAACACGTTATCCATTGGGGCTGGTCAAACGAGGTGCTGTATTCTCCGAATTCAGTGAAATTATTGTTCATCCACAAATCGGTAGATTAAGCACGAATTGGGCCGATGACTTTTTTTCAATCGCAGAACTGGCTCAGCAGAATCAGAGTCGACGTGGTGTGTTTGATGATGAGTTCAACCATATTCGCGAATACCGATCTGGTGACAGCCAACGATCGATTCACTGGAGAAGTTCTGCCCGTCAAGGAGAATTGATGGTCCAGGAATACCACCAAAATCGTAATTATGACCTGATCATCGGTCTGGATTTATGGTTACCATCCTACTTCAATGCAGAACAGGCTGAGCGTGTGGAATGGGCCATCAGTTTTGTGGGAACACTTTGCAGAGAACATTTGCGATACAGCCGCGACACGAAACTGACTTTGGTTTCCCAGGGGAAAACGCTGGAACTGTTAGAAGTCGGCATTGGTTCAATGGGACTGGAATATTTATTGGATTTTCTGGCAACCCTGGAACCAGGCAAGTCGCAGACAGAGGGCGAATTTGCAAAATTAATTTCACAAATGAGTTCCCCACGCTCGCGAACGGTTTTACTCACAACGCGTGATGAAAGTGGGATCAAAAAACACAATCGCTTGCAAACCATTTTTGAGGAACAGGGAGTCGAAGTCCATGGGCAATGGAGAATGATTGAAGCGGCCCCTGAAATACTATCCCGCTGGCTTGTTCTGGAAACAGATTGAATTGCCCTCTGAATCATCTAGTAGCTGAGAAACACTTGTGAATTTAACGCTCACATTTCAAATTAGTATCTATTTGCTTGTCGCTTTATCCAGCATCATGTTCATGATGGCCGAAGGGGGACTGTTTCCACAGTTGTTAACAATCCCTTTAGGGATGTTGACGCTGTTCTTTACAGATCGGTGGGAGAAGTTCAGCTTGACTCCTCTCTGGGCCAATATTTTGGGGTTACTGGCATTTTTGATCGTTTGTGCCGAGTTTTTCTCAAATATCGAGGGACGGTTGCTTTCCGGCGCCCATTTTTTAGTGTATCTCACCTGGATTATTCTTCTCCAGAAGAAAAGTGACCCTCAATACTGGTGGCTTTGTGCGTTAGGCTTCCTGCAGATCGCGGTTGGAGCGGTACTTACCGAATCCGGCTACTATGGTAGCTTGCTCGTCGTCTATATGTTTTTATCAATCTGGACACTGTCTGTATTCTCGCTCTATAGAACACGAAACACATTTTTTAAACAGGATGCACCTGTGGGGCTTCCCCGGCTGAAGGTCGAACAGGCTGCTGTTTCACCATTTCAACAGTTCAGTCAGGTTCAAGGGGGAGTCCAATCAGACCAAAGTCGCCGATGGCTCACCGCCGAATTCTTCTGGGCAACATTTGGCTGCTCGATTGCTGCTTTATCGATTTCAATGTGTTTCTTTCTTCTGATACCACGGTTATGGGTAAATCGGTCTATCTTCAATAATGAAACCGTCCAAGGCGGGAATAAACCGCTTGTCGGTTTCACTGAGAAGGTACAGCTTGGTGAAATGGGAGAAATTCTTGAAAGCACTGAGCGTGTGCTGGAACTGGCAATTTATGATAATGAAACTGACGAGCCGGTAACCGTCACCGAATTTGTTGAGAAATATGGTTTAGACGAACCTCTCTTTCGAGGCACTGTGCTTTCCAATTACCAGAATGGAAGTTGGAGTAAGGCCCAAAGACGGAGACTAAGACGCGGTTATTCTGAATGGCGACCGACGAGATCGAAAGAGCTCGATATTCAAGACCTTTATCGGCAGGAATATATCCTCGAACCGATTGGGACACGAGTCTTGTTTATCATGCAGCCACTTGTTGCCATGGATATGCTCAGTGATAGTGAAAACACGTTAGACGTCGAGTCTTATGAGATTCGACAAAAGATGCTTCCGCGAAAAGATGAGAGTACCAAGTACAATCTGTTTACCGCGAAAAGACCACAAGAAAATAGCGAAATGTCCCAGTTGTATCGCCAGAGGCAATATCTGGAGTTGCCGCGGAATGATTTGAAGAGGCTGATAAAATATACGAGATCTTTAATTGCAGCGCACCCTGAATTAAAAACCAAAACTGACAAAGCGCGATTTCTAGAATCACATTTACGTGATTCCGGCGATTATAGTTACACCCTGAATATGTCCATCGAGGATCCCACAATTGATCCTGTGGAAGACTTTCTCTTTAATCGTAAGTCGGGGCATTGTGAGTATTATGCGTCGGCTCTGGCATTGATGTTACGCGCCATTGGCATTCCGACGCGTGTAATCACCGGATTTAAAGGTGGCGAACCAAAATATTTGTCGAATCAATTCGAAGTTCAACAACGCCACGCTCATTCCTGGGTTGAGGTCTATCTGGATGACCATTGGGAAACGATGGATGCGACTCCCGCTTTACAACGGGCGGAAATGGTCGCAAAGAATGCCGCTTCGTTAAGTAGCTGGAAAGGGGCGAATAAAATGTTGTCCCAATTCTGGAATGATTACGTGATTGGCGTTTCTTTTCAGCGTCAAAAGCGTGCTTTTTATGATCCTATTGTCAGAGCGGGAAAAAAACTCGGAAAACAGTTACTGGATATTCGAGCAACTCTGACTGCCGCTGTAACAACTGTCAAAAGTTTTCTGTCTTCACCTCGTCGCTGGTTTAGCTGGGAGGGTGGTGCTGCCGTATTTATTATCGCTGGTCTCTTCTTCGGACTGAAATGGTTATTCAAGATCACAATCAGGGTGTTTCGATTTTTGTTCAATAAAGAAACAAAGCAATCCGGGGTTCTGAATTCGGCCAATGTTGCCTTCTATGAGAAGTTTCAAAACTTACTCGCCAAGAAAGGACTGGTACGAGAGCGTTCAGAAACGCAAAAAGAGTTTTCAATTCAAGTGAAAACAGACCTGCTATCAGAACTCTCAGAAGCTCATATCACTGATTATCCCGATCAGGTAACCGAACTCTATTATCAGGTCCGTTATGGCGATCATTCTCTAGAGCCACAGGAATCTGAAGAAATTCAGCGTAAGTTGACGACACTCGAATCCGTATTGCTCAAAGAAGAACCGTCACAAAGTTAAATGGGACTATTCAAGCATCCCGCAGTCGAGGGTCAGAAGCTTCCTGGAGCCCTTCTCCAATCAGGTTATAAGCCAGAACAGCGAGGAAGATGGCCATTCCGGGGAAGACGATCAACCACCACATCTGCAGGTTTTGTCGTCCCAGGTTCAGCAAGGTACCCCAACTGGGATTTGGGGGAGGCGCACCAAATCCGAGAAAGCTAAGACCGCTTTCGATTAGAATGGCAGCAGCGATTCCGAAGGTAATCGGAACGAGGACTGGCGCCAGTGAGTTTGGCAAAATATAGCGGAAAATAATTCGGAACTGTCCAACACCTGTTGTTCTTGCTGCCAGGACAAAATCACTTTCTCGCAGTTTCATAAATTCTGCGCGGGCAAGACGGGCAATCCCGGTCCAGCCAGTACAACCGATAATCGCCATCATGTGCCAGATGGTTGGTGAATCAATAATAGCGATGATCGCAAGAATTAAAATCAATGTGGGAATACACATTACGACTTCAATCAGACGACTGAGAGCCATATCAATCCATTTACCATAAAAGCCGGCTAATGCTCCTACGATGATTCCGATGACCCCCGCGATTCCCATTGAGACAAAACCGACGAGTAATGCAATCGTGGTTCCATGGACCATTTGCGCAAATACATCGACTCCACGCTGGTCAGTTCCGAACCAGTTTCGCAGACTGGGAGCACCGTTGTCCTGAGTCGGATTTCCTGGCAGTCCCTTCCATTCATTGTCATAAACACGGCGGTATGGGTCCTGATAAACTAAAGGCCAGATGGCCCAGCTGTTGGGATCTTTCTTTTTCAGATTTTCGGGAAAGCGGTTTCGAAATCGATCTTTATAGAAGATCGGATTTTCCCATTCACGTCGAAAATACCCCATTGCAGGAAAATAGATATGGCCTTTGT
This window of the Gimesia fumaroli genome carries:
- the epmB gene encoding EF-P beta-lysylation protein EpmB, producing MTSTLSESTWQKSLAQAIRDPRELISQLKLPESLLLPALDTVQSFPLMVPLSYLNRIEPGNPEDPLLKQVLPVDRENQTVPGFSDDAVGDLQVRPTPGILHKYQGRALLMVSGACAINCRYCFRRHYPYSNEPRTLAEWEPVWDALSADSSIQEVILSGGDPLLLTDLRLQDLCNRIAGIPHVKRLRIHSRLPVVLPDRIHPGLLELFQRLSENGTLVWMVIHANHPNEIAQDVETALKQLVSAGIPVLNQSVLLKGINDSVDELVSLSERLINLGVTPYYLHQLDRVAGAAHFEVPEEQGRAIIRELRTRLPGYAVPQYVREIAGEAHKVSLLG
- the efp gene encoding elongation factor P; its protein translation is MPQISTGDFRKGVKVIVEGDPYEMIEVNFVKPGKGQALYKTKLRNLLKGTILDRTYKSGGESLEQADIRKGDGQFLYKDANGLHFMDNETYEQYTIEESVCGNAAEYLLDGAICSLLFWNDQLIGMDPPQQVIVEVTYTEPAAKGNTATNVTKPATIETGATVNVPAFINVGEKIKVDTATGSYVERIRD
- the miaB gene encoding tRNA (N6-isopentenyl adenosine(37)-C2)-methylthiotransferase MiaB encodes the protein MSQIDQTSNFDAEQIPVNATEVEPDVVTDHNHKLYIETVGCQMNMLDSELVVADLRKRGYELTQDVKEAETILFNTCSVREHAEHKIYSSLGRLRYGARKNPKKVIGVMGCMAQKDQKLIFQKAPQVDFVVGTGQLAQVSGLIDKARVHHSKSERSRELAVGLGRKDGKLAEITNSFQSYDPLRDPEMRPSPYQAFVRIMIGCDKFCSYCVVPSTRGPEQSRSPREILSEVKVLADQGVKEVTLLGQTVNSYKHTQDGKLFRLSDLLYLIHDVEGISRIKFVTSYPKDMTNDLLEAIRDLPKATRYLHVPLQHGCNDVLKIMKRGYTVEDYRDMMQRVNEILPGCSVSSDFIVGHPGETEESHQKSLESIREFRFKNSFIFKYSERPGTKAAERLQDDIPDEVKKRRNNEMLKLQNEVSEEDNAEFIGKEVEVLVEGPSKSALKASEDAGDTLAEQLMGRSNCDRIVVFDGNPRLAGTLARVEIFDVTPTTLIGSIVTKEFQHNPGSSLPILQ
- a CDS encoding TIGR01777 family oxidoreductase; the protein is MKLLISGSSGLVGSLLCQSLDSDSAFEIVRLVRSPSSKGIGTSVIWKPSQDRLSPDLFSGIDAVIHLGGANIANQRWSPEVKQSIYNSRVQSTSLLANTLASLETPPSTFLCASAIGFYGDRGADRLNESSPKGQGFLADVCEAWEHATQPAVKAGIRVVNMRFGMILDQSAGALSKMLTPFKLGVGGKIGAGSQYWSWIALPDVIKAIQFCLQNETMQGPVNFVAPDEVTNLEFTKTLGKVLSRPTFFPVPTFGIKTLFGEMGRELMLSSARVTPEKLQSAGFEFQYAKLEDALRAILSS
- a CDS encoding phospholipase D-like domain-containing protein, which codes for MDRSKIRDMLLQTFADFQMTRSERSALSQIFSHITLTDHNLALIRKEAFEIFREHKPATVPDEKSLAWLEDVMKILAKTKSREPDLKSEALFSPRDDCSHRIGRMIDSARKQIDICVFTITDDRVTRAIQEAHQRKVNIRIISDNDKSYDLGSDIEQLSRAGIPVRIDKTEFHMHHKFALFDSEFVLTGSYNWTRSASKNNSENLVITNDPALLLRFESEFEKLWDEFEL
- a CDS encoding sulfatase family protein, which codes for MRLTNMLKGIFFLFSVFLWTGSVIQAAEKSARPNVLVILVDDLGYGDLSSYGASDLKSPQIDQLISRGMKFTNFYANCPVCSPTRAALLTGRYQDLVGVPGVIRTHPENSWGYLLPTAITLADVFHQAGYYTGIIGKWHLGLESPNTPNERGFDHFHGFLGDMMDDYYQHRRHNVNYMRLNQKTIDPKGHATDLFTDWACEFLQQQASSQKPFFLYLAYNAPHTPIQPPEEWVEKVVRREPGIDPKRAKLVALIEHLDAGIGKVIQTLDQAGLSESTIIVFSSDNGGQLSVGANNGNLRDGKQSVYEGGLKVPTGVVWKNRIAPQSQSDFMAMSMDLFPTVCEAAGITVPAGLDAVSFLPILEGKSQTPLRRDWFFRRREGGTRYGGKTIEAVRSGDWKLLQNSPFAPLELYNLKLDPLEQNNLAGKNRNKFNQMSALLRAEIQRYGSVPWQKPISKTSPSE